A genomic stretch from Methylorubrum extorquens includes:
- a CDS encoding conserved protein of unknown function; putative exported protein (tat pathway signal) (Evidence 4 : Unknown function but conserved in other organisms): MLILPTRRQVLGGFGASALTLGSGGAYAFIVEPRFRLALTRYGLTPPGWDPGHRLRIAVLADIHVCEPYMPLDRVAEIVAATNALAPDLILLLGDYPAGRKVTWHRVPLSDFARLAEGLRAPLGTYAVLGNHDWWDDPEAMRAGKGPVEIRLLLEARGIPVLENDAIRLTHDGRPFWIAGLADQEPFRPLGSRQSLADLPATLAQVTDAAPVILMAHEPDIFVKVPSRVSLTLSGHTHGGQIRVLGYSPVLPSRYGQRFAYGHVVEDGRHLIISGGLGVSQVGIRVGVPPEIVLIELGGEPPAA, translated from the coding sequence ATGCTCATTCTCCCGACCCGCAGGCAGGTTCTCGGCGGATTCGGCGCCTCGGCGCTGACGCTCGGCTCCGGGGGCGCCTACGCCTTCATCGTCGAACCGCGGTTCCGGCTCGCGCTGACCCGCTACGGCCTGACGCCCCCAGGTTGGGACCCCGGACACAGACTGCGCATCGCGGTGCTCGCCGACATCCATGTCTGCGAGCCCTATATGCCGCTCGACCGTGTGGCGGAGATCGTGGCGGCGACGAACGCGCTCGCCCCCGACCTGATCCTTCTGCTCGGCGATTACCCGGCCGGCCGAAAGGTGACGTGGCACCGAGTGCCGTTGTCCGATTTCGCGCGGCTGGCCGAGGGTCTACGCGCACCGCTCGGCACCTACGCCGTCCTCGGCAACCACGATTGGTGGGACGATCCCGAGGCGATGCGTGCGGGCAAGGGCCCCGTCGAAATCCGGCTGCTGCTCGAAGCGCGCGGCATTCCGGTGCTGGAGAACGACGCGATTCGTCTGACACATGACGGCCGGCCGTTCTGGATCGCCGGACTCGCGGATCAGGAGCCGTTCCGCCCGCTCGGCAGCCGCCAGAGCCTCGCCGACCTTCCCGCCACGCTGGCACAGGTGACGGATGCGGCGCCGGTGATCCTGATGGCGCACGAGCCCGACATCTTCGTGAAAGTGCCCTCGCGCGTCTCCCTCACGCTCTCGGGCCACACCCATGGCGGCCAGATCCGCGTGTTAGGCTACTCGCCGGTGCTGCCCTCCCGCTACGGCCAGCGCTTCGCCTACGGCCATGTGGTCGAGGACGGGCGCCACCTCATCATCTCCGGCGGCCTCGGCGTCAGCCAGGTCGGCATCCGCGTCGGGGTGCCGCCGGAAATCGTCCTGATCGAACTGGGTGGCGAACCACCCGCGGCCTGA
- a CDS encoding protein of unknown function (Evidence 5 : Unknown function) produces MSMPPEPMAWRQRQASIDGLVLVNDAYGVPGLSLGAGRFHGSAADMDRGGKRRQSDGPEILAIPGHGYRAGDARLGREGRGSAGGVHGSCPVCASGRPVGDRVGSIVGLANMARTTLQHPARGEIAKMPSAL; encoded by the coding sequence ATGAGCATGCCGCCAGAGCCGATGGCGTGGCGGCAGCGTCAAGCCTCAATCGACGGGCTCGTCCTCGTGAACGACGCGTACGGCGTTCCGGGCCTCAGCCTTGGCGCGGGCCGCTTTCATGGCAGCGCTGCTGACATGGACCGCGGCGGCAAGCGCCGGCAGAGCGACGGGCCGGAAATTCTCGCGATCCCCGGCCACGGTTACCGGGCGGGCGATGCCCGGCTCGGCCGCGAAGGTCGGGGTTCGGCTGGGGGCGTACATGGATCCTGTCCTGTTTGCGCGTCGGGACGGCCGGTTGGCGACCGCGTCGGCTCGATCGTTGGCCTCGCGAACATGGCGAGGACGACCCTTCAACACCCCGCTCGTGGCGAGATTGCGAAGATGCCGTCCGCCCTTTGA
- a CDS encoding putative aminotransferase (Evidence 3 : Putative function from multiple computational evidences), which produces MLSNIAARDVETLIHPYTNLSTFRETGPLVLERGHGVWVYDTDGRPYLEGMAGLWCTALGYGNEELVEAAAEQMGRLPFAHLFSGRSHDPAIELAETLKELMPVPTSKIFFTSSGSEANDAQVKLLWYMNNALGRPRKKKIIARRKGYHGVTVATASLTGLPANHADWDLPIDGFLHTACPHHYRGAEAGESEEAYSQRLAAELEAQILAEDPDTVAAFFAEPVMGAGGAIVPPAGYFPAIQAVLDRYDVRLVADEVICGFGRLGTWFGSEALGMRPNTLSFAKALTSGYLPLGGISIDEPLYRAMLDESIKLGGFGHGTTYSGHPVACAVANRALHIYRRDRIVERAGERAPHFQAALARLADHPLVGEARGMGLIGGIEIVADKPSKRQFEPKAAVAARCVAFAQDEGLIVRFLAGDRIAVCPPLLIEPDEIDTLFERLTRALDRTAAWIAQEGLEPMPVP; this is translated from the coding sequence ATGCTGTCGAACATCGCCGCCCGCGACGTCGAGACCCTGATCCATCCCTATACCAATCTTTCCACCTTCCGGGAGACCGGCCCGCTGGTGCTGGAGCGAGGCCACGGCGTCTGGGTCTACGACACGGACGGGCGCCCGTATCTTGAGGGCATGGCCGGGCTCTGGTGCACGGCCCTGGGCTACGGCAACGAGGAATTGGTCGAGGCCGCTGCCGAGCAGATGGGCCGGCTGCCCTTCGCACACCTGTTCTCGGGCCGCAGCCACGATCCGGCGATCGAGCTGGCTGAGACGCTCAAGGAGCTGATGCCGGTCCCGACCTCGAAGATCTTCTTCACGTCTTCGGGCTCCGAGGCCAACGACGCTCAGGTCAAGCTTCTCTGGTACATGAACAACGCGCTGGGGCGCCCGCGCAAGAAGAAGATCATCGCCCGCAGGAAGGGCTATCACGGCGTCACCGTGGCGACCGCTTCGCTCACCGGCCTTCCCGCCAATCACGCCGACTGGGACCTGCCGATCGACGGCTTCCTCCACACCGCCTGCCCGCACCATTACCGCGGCGCCGAGGCGGGCGAGAGCGAGGAAGCCTATTCGCAGCGTCTCGCGGCAGAACTCGAAGCGCAGATCCTCGCCGAGGATCCCGACACGGTGGCCGCCTTCTTCGCCGAGCCGGTGATGGGGGCGGGCGGGGCCATCGTGCCGCCGGCCGGCTATTTCCCGGCGATCCAGGCAGTGCTCGACCGCTACGACGTGCGCCTCGTCGCCGACGAGGTGATCTGCGGCTTCGGCCGGCTCGGCACGTGGTTCGGCAGCGAAGCGCTCGGCATGCGCCCGAACACCCTCTCCTTCGCCAAGGCGCTGACCTCCGGCTACCTCCCCCTCGGCGGCATCAGCATCGACGAGCCGCTCTACCGGGCGATGCTCGACGAGAGCATCAAGCTCGGTGGCTTCGGCCACGGCACCACCTATTCCGGGCATCCCGTCGCCTGCGCCGTGGCCAACCGCGCGCTGCACATCTACCGGCGTGACCGTATCGTCGAGCGGGCCGGGGAGCGTGCGCCGCATTTCCAAGCGGCCCTGGCCCGGCTGGCCGACCATCCTCTCGTCGGCGAGGCGCGGGGCATGGGGCTGATCGGCGGCATCGAGATCGTGGCCGACAAGCCTTCGAAGCGTCAGTTCGAGCCGAAGGCGGCGGTAGCGGCGCGCTGCGTTGCCTTCGCGCAGGACGAGGGGCTGATCGTGCGCTTCCTGGCCGGTGACCGCATCGCCGTCTGCCCGCCGCTGTTGATCGAGCCCGACGAAATCGACACCTTGTTCGAACGCCTGACCCGCGCCCTGGATCGCACCGCAGCCTGGATCGCGCAGGAGGGTTTGGAACCGATGCCCGTCCCATGA
- a CDS encoding conserved protein of unknown function (Evidence 4 : Unknown function but conserved in other organisms), which yields MLDPATIVAVPAPGRACGPCTLCCKVYDVPAVESPAGRWCRHVRSGGGCGIHAERPDHCRAFHCLWMTESWIGPEWRPDRAKMVLSLDPVTRFLNVQVDPGQAGAWKRAPYHDQLRRWAAASLPLQRYVLVHVNKVTTVVLPDRDVALGTFGPGDRLVGRERMTPTGMTADVEKVSQLA from the coding sequence ATGCTCGATCCGGCCACCATCGTCGCCGTGCCCGCTCCGGGCCGCGCCTGCGGCCCCTGCACCTTGTGCTGCAAGGTCTACGACGTGCCCGCCGTCGAGAGCCCGGCGGGGCGGTGGTGCCGGCATGTCCGCTCCGGCGGCGGCTGCGGCATCCATGCCGAGCGGCCTGACCATTGCCGGGCTTTCCACTGCCTCTGGATGACGGAAAGCTGGATCGGTCCCGAATGGCGTCCGGACCGGGCCAAGATGGTGCTCAGTCTCGACCCCGTGACCCGCTTCCTCAACGTGCAGGTCGATCCCGGTCAGGCGGGAGCCTGGAAGCGCGCGCCGTATCACGACCAATTGCGGCGCTGGGCTGCAGCCTCGCTGCCGCTGCAGCGCTACGTGCTCGTCCACGTCAACAAGGTGACGACGGTCGTCCTGCCGGATCGGGACGTGGCCCTTGGCACCTTCGGGCCCGGCGACCGGTTGGTGGGCCGCGAACGCATGACGCCGACGGGGATGACCGCCGACGTGGAGAAGGTCTCGCAGCTGGCTTGA
- a CDS encoding protein of unknown function; putative exported protein (Evidence 5 : Unknown function) produces the protein MLRTGFALGVSVPAAIMTLLLLPVVRQEADAMGAPTAPRVAYEAPATPLPGMRPYSTALTPIHVATAPRPSTRSESMPTRSAQEELPAKPRRLTREGCEAPLSSLVGPEARRMVPGRCMT, from the coding sequence ATGCTTCGGACCGGCTTCGCCCTCGGTGTGAGTGTTCCCGCTGCGATCATGACCCTGCTGCTTCTGCCGGTGGTCCGGCAGGAAGCCGATGCGATGGGAGCCCCAACGGCTCCGCGCGTCGCCTACGAGGCGCCGGCCACGCCGCTTCCGGGCATGCGCCCCTATTCCACCGCTCTGACCCCGATCCATGTGGCGACGGCGCCCCGTCCGTCCACGCGCTCGGAGTCGATGCCGACCCGCTCCGCTCAGGAAGAGTTGCCGGCCAAGCCCCGTCGCCTGACGCGGGAGGGCTGCGAGGCTCCGCTCAGCTCGCTCGTCGGGCCGGAGGCGCGCCGCATGGTGCCCGGCCGCTGCATGACCTGA
- the phyR gene encoding regulatory protein PhyR (Evidence 2a : Function from experimental evidences in other organisms; PubMedId : 16926146; Product type r : regulator) produces MSTAQLVVQHLPYLRRYARALTGSQVAGDAYVAATLETLVNEPETLGRSTNVKADLFRVFTRIWNSLSVNGHSDQVQHDLPAEVRLGQITPLPRQAFLLSCLEGFSEEDAGVILDVDVSKVRDLVDEAGRELAADMATEILIIEDEPLIAMDLEALVEGLGHNVIGVARTRTEAVKIASESKRPGLILADIQLADGSSGLDAVNDLLKTFEVPVIFITAYPERFLTGERPEPAFLIAKPFQPANVSAVISQALFFQQSARRREAHNA; encoded by the coding sequence ATGTCCACAGCACAACTGGTCGTGCAGCACCTTCCGTATCTGCGCCGTTATGCGCGCGCGCTCACGGGCAGTCAGGTGGCGGGCGATGCCTATGTCGCGGCCACCCTCGAGACGCTGGTCAACGAGCCCGAGACCCTCGGCCGCAGCACGAACGTCAAGGCCGACCTCTTCCGCGTCTTCACGCGGATCTGGAATTCGCTGTCCGTGAACGGCCACAGCGATCAGGTGCAGCACGATTTGCCGGCCGAAGTCCGGCTCGGCCAGATCACGCCGCTTCCCCGGCAGGCGTTCCTGCTCTCGTGCCTCGAAGGCTTTTCGGAGGAGGATGCGGGCGTGATCCTCGATGTAGACGTGTCCAAGGTGCGCGATCTCGTGGACGAGGCGGGCCGCGAGCTCGCCGCCGACATGGCCACGGAAATCCTCATCATCGAGGACGAGCCGCTGATCGCCATGGATCTGGAAGCCCTGGTCGAAGGCCTCGGCCACAATGTCATCGGCGTGGCGCGCACCCGCACCGAGGCGGTCAAGATCGCCTCCGAGAGCAAGCGCCCCGGCCTGATCCTCGCCGACATTCAGCTCGCCGACGGCTCGTCGGGCCTGGATGCAGTCAACGACCTGCTGAAGACCTTCGAGGTGCCGGTGATCTTCATCACGGCCTATCCCGAGCGCTTCCTCACGGGCGAGCGCCCCGAGCCGGCCTTCCTCATCGCCAAGCCGTTCCAGCCCGCCAACGTGTCGGCCGTCATCAGCCAGGCTTTGTTCTTCCAGCAGAGCGCGCGCCGTCGCGAGGCGCATAACGCCTGA
- a CDS encoding conserved protein of unknown function (Evidence 4 : Unknown function but conserved in other organisms): protein MNENEPAGAFPSGDRPTRGRGDNGLNDQTQRRIGSHLRTLYDSVVQQPIPDRFRDLIARLEDEPANPDDPASA from the coding sequence ATGAATGAGAACGAGCCGGCCGGCGCGTTCCCTTCCGGGGACCGGCCCACTCGAGGGCGTGGCGACAATGGTTTGAATGACCAGACGCAGAGGCGCATCGGAAGCCATCTGCGCACCCTCTACGATTCCGTCGTGCAGCAGCCGATTCCGGATCGCTTTCGCGATCTCATCGCACGGCTTGAGGACGAACCCGCCAATCCGGACGATCCGGCGAGCGCCTGA
- a CDS encoding conserved protein of unknown function, DUF1328; putative membrane protein (Evidence 4 : Unknown function but conserved in other organisms) has protein sequence MLGWAVTFLVVALVAALLGFGGIAGTAMEAAKLVFFVAIVLFAISAVIGLMRGRSPTL, from the coding sequence ATGCTCGGTTGGGCTGTTACGTTCCTGGTGGTTGCCCTCGTCGCGGCCCTGCTGGGCTTCGGCGGCATCGCCGGTACGGCCATGGAGGCCGCAAAGCTCGTCTTCTTCGTTGCGATCGTCCTGTTCGCGATCTCGGCCGTGATCGGCCTGATGCGCGGTCGTTCGCCGACCTTGTAG
- a CDS encoding protein of unknown function (Evidence 5 : Unknown function) gives MAMRLRRGRARAVPALLLPAHAPGARLPNPIVAAPVDLARSPRRRDRPGVSPEIQLVGRLRGGQCRQTTQERLHPPAENPPDCKALRRHPLWIRIANNAAHRPAPHLWTAYWHEKSAARWDGTWIDSIQVDENLPFSGGEQTSSEREWAGEPAAVRAPKRAVQRPPERLSLERYRGRGSFSVRARWGPPSHHQV, from the coding sequence GTGGCGATGAGACTCCGGCGCGGCCGCGCTCGTGCTGTGCCGGCACTGCTCTTACCCGCCCATGCGCCGGGCGCACGCTTGCCGAACCCCATCGTTGCCGCCCCCGTCGATCTGGCGCGTTCGCCACGAAGACGAGACCGGCCGGGCGTTTCGCCCGAGATCCAGCTAGTCGGCCGTTTGCGGGGAGGACAATGTCGGCAAACCACGCAGGAACGGCTGCATCCGCCAGCTGAAAATCCGCCAGACTGCAAAGCCTTGCGGCGACACCCTCTTTGGATCCGTATAGCGAACAACGCCGCCCATCGGCCGGCACCGCATCTGTGGACAGCCTATTGGCATGAAAAAAGCGCCGCCCGGTGGGACGGCACCTGGATCGACAGCATTCAGGTCGATGAAAACCTGCCGTTCAGCGGCGGTGAACAGACTTCAAGCGAACGGGAATGGGCTGGAGAACCGGCTGCGGTGAGAGCGCCGAAACGAGCCGTGCAGCGGCCTCCAGAACGGCTTTCGCTTGAGCGATACCGGGGACGAGGGTCTTTTTCTGTGCGGGCACGCTGGGGGCCTCCTTCACATCATCAAGTCTGA
- a CDS encoding protein of unknown function; putative exported protein (Evidence 5 : Unknown function): MGFGKRAPGAWAGKSSAGTARARPRRSLIATALVGLVIGFGTISATTMVRASERGLLDGLFETIFGAASAGPATTAKPAPKAPRRYASLPDPQRIAGHRFVQRTPRLDARSTPIRTRARAASPASFAAGTRTVCMRRCDGYVFPLGRLHARADLPVHAAACAAACPNAPTELLTLAPRQAELERSVALNGRPYLRVATANLYRRIRVENCSCQPPGAAALLMPLAEDRTLRPGDVVASEEGADLVAGLSRVGPALVDYRVATLSRQYRNAIEDRVGALRRDAAKAAFREALDAKGNGSRRLRVAEAQIPTLSADGASAGFAPVVSRGEGFMAVRVVSPSPFGH; the protein is encoded by the coding sequence ATGGGGTTCGGCAAGCGTGCGCCCGGCGCATGGGCGGGTAAGAGCAGTGCCGGCACAGCACGAGCGCGGCCGCGCCGGAGTCTCATCGCCACTGCGCTGGTAGGCCTGGTGATCGGCTTTGGGACGATCAGCGCGACGACGATGGTGCGTGCCTCGGAGCGCGGCCTGCTCGACGGGCTGTTCGAGACGATCTTTGGAGCAGCGAGCGCCGGGCCGGCGACGACCGCAAAACCGGCGCCGAAGGCACCCCGGCGCTACGCATCGCTCCCCGATCCACAGCGCATCGCCGGACATCGCTTCGTGCAGCGGACGCCGCGCCTGGATGCGCGTTCGACGCCCATTCGCACCCGAGCGAGGGCAGCCTCTCCGGCCTCCTTCGCGGCGGGGACGCGGACCGTCTGCATGCGCCGTTGCGACGGCTACGTCTTCCCCCTCGGCCGCCTGCATGCGCGGGCCGACCTCCCCGTTCACGCGGCGGCCTGCGCCGCAGCCTGTCCCAATGCACCGACCGAGTTGCTCACCCTTGCACCGAGGCAGGCCGAACTCGAGCGGTCCGTCGCCCTCAATGGCCGACCCTATCTGCGTGTCGCCACGGCCAACCTCTATCGCCGCATCCGCGTCGAGAACTGCTCCTGTCAGCCGCCGGGCGCCGCGGCGCTGTTGATGCCGTTGGCCGAGGACCGAACGCTGCGCCCCGGCGACGTCGTCGCGTCGGAGGAGGGAGCGGATCTCGTCGCGGGCCTCTCCCGCGTAGGGCCGGCACTCGTCGATTACCGCGTCGCCACCTTGAGCCGGCAGTATCGCAACGCCATCGAGGATCGCGTCGGTGCCCTGCGCCGCGATGCGGCGAAAGCAGCGTTCCGTGAGGCCTTAGACGCGAAGGGGAACGGCTCGCGGCGCCTACGGGTCGCCGAAGCGCAAATCCCAACGCTTTCGGCTGACGGGGCTTCCGCTGGTTTCGCGCCGGTCGTTTCGCGTGGCGAAGGGTTCATGGCGGTCCGCGTGGTGTCACCGTCGCCGTTCGGGCATTGA
- a CDS encoding conserved protein of unknown function, putative domain Beta-lactamase-like (Evidence 4 : Unknown function but conserved in other organisms), producing MSESSADAQAPFPGFESTLPVSGRTEALSPLVRRRICPNGGPFTASGTCSYIVGRGRVAVIDPGPADAGHVEGLLASLDGEEVAAIVVTHTHRDHSPGARLLQARTGAPIVGCGPHRAARQLAENELPILDASADREHRPDRELADGESLTGEGWTLTAVATPGHTMNHLAFALPEENVLFSGDHVMAWSTSIVAPPDGSMRAYMESLERLRERDETLYWPGHGGPVRDPRRFVRGLAAHRRQREAAIRARLAAGDHDIATIVGTVYQGLAPHLRGAAALSVFAHLEDLVERGFAVTDGPPLLDGTFRPA from the coding sequence ATGAGTGAATCGTCCGCGGACGCGCAGGCCCCCTTCCCCGGTTTCGAGAGCACGTTGCCCGTTTCGGGACGGACGGAGGCTTTGAGCCCCCTCGTGCGGCGGCGAATCTGCCCCAATGGCGGTCCGTTCACTGCGAGCGGAACCTGCAGCTACATCGTTGGGCGCGGCCGTGTTGCCGTGATCGATCCGGGGCCGGCGGATGCCGGGCATGTCGAGGGCTTGCTCGCCTCGCTCGACGGCGAGGAAGTGGCGGCGATCGTCGTCACGCATACCCACCGCGACCATTCTCCGGGTGCGCGTCTGCTACAGGCGCGGACCGGCGCGCCGATCGTCGGCTGCGGCCCGCACCGGGCTGCACGGCAGCTGGCCGAGAACGAGCTCCCCATCCTCGATGCCAGCGCCGACCGCGAGCATCGGCCCGACCGGGAACTGGCGGATGGGGAGAGCCTGACTGGCGAGGGCTGGACGCTGACCGCCGTCGCGACGCCCGGCCACACCATGAATCACCTCGCCTTCGCCCTGCCCGAGGAGAACGTGCTGTTCTCCGGCGATCACGTCATGGCGTGGTCGACCTCGATCGTCGCGCCGCCCGACGGGTCGATGCGGGCCTACATGGAATCGCTGGAGCGGCTGCGGGAGCGGGACGAGACGCTGTACTGGCCGGGCCATGGCGGACCCGTGCGCGATCCGCGCCGTTTCGTGCGTGGCCTCGCCGCCCACCGCCGCCAGCGCGAGGCAGCGATCCGTGCCCGGCTGGCCGCGGGCGATCACGACATCGCAACCATCGTCGGCACCGTCTACCAGGGGCTCGCACCGCACCTGCGGGGTGCCGCCGCCCTCTCGGTCTTCGCCCATCTCGAGGATCTGGTGGAGCGGGGCTTCGCGGTCACCGACGGCCCGCCCCTGCTCGACGGAACGTTCCGCCCCGCCTGA
- a CDS encoding conserved protein of unknown function; putative membrane protein (Evidence 4 : Unknown function but conserved in other organisms) produces MRRQLLDEPVTRAGRYARTLALFSLIVTGMAVLIVRSPSAEPSAALAVLGSGVALSVIAVALALFAMARVWREGAGGLGAAVGGLFVASLVLAYPAYAALKGVRLPALTDVTTDTERPPAFSRSRLAFAAREGRYPTEPGPAAREAQRAAYPQIAPLTLDVEADEAFELARKAAVNRKWQIVEAIRPGGRIGNGRIEAVARTRILNLPADITVRVHPRADGARIDVRSASRIGDRDFGDNADRIRSYLDEVANLAIALK; encoded by the coding sequence ATGCGCCGTCAGCTTCTCGATGAACCGGTGACCCGGGCCGGCCGCTACGCGCGAACGCTCGCGCTGTTTTCCTTGATCGTGACCGGCATGGCGGTGCTGATCGTGCGCAGCCCTTCGGCAGAGCCGTCAGCGGCCCTTGCCGTGCTGGGAAGCGGGGTCGCGCTCTCCGTCATCGCGGTGGCGCTCGCGCTTTTCGCGATGGCACGGGTCTGGCGGGAAGGCGCGGGCGGGCTCGGCGCCGCCGTCGGCGGCCTGTTCGTGGCGAGCCTCGTCCTGGCCTATCCGGCCTATGCCGCGCTCAAAGGCGTGCGCCTGCCGGCGCTCACCGATGTGACGACGGATACCGAGCGCCCGCCCGCCTTCTCACGCTCGCGCCTTGCCTTCGCCGCCCGCGAGGGCCGCTACCCGACCGAACCCGGCCCGGCGGCCCGAGAGGCACAGCGGGCGGCCTATCCGCAGATCGCGCCCCTCACCCTCGACGTGGAGGCCGACGAAGCCTTCGAGCTGGCCCGCAAGGCGGCGGTGAACCGCAAGTGGCAGATCGTCGAGGCGATCCGGCCCGGCGGGCGGATCGGCAACGGCCGCATCGAGGCGGTGGCTCGCACCCGGATTCTGAACCTGCCCGCCGACATCACCGTGCGGGTGCATCCGCGGGCCGACGGCGCGCGCATCGACGTGCGTTCGGCCTCCCGGATCGGCGATCGCGATTTCGGCGACAATGCCGACCGCATCCGCTCCTATCTCGATGAAGTCGCCAACCTCGCCATCGCCCTGAAATAG
- a CDS encoding putative transcriptional regulator, MarR family (Evidence 3 : Putative function from multiple computational evidences; PubMedId : 8022282, 9194707; Product type r : regulator), with translation MSERQDSPASNAEPVDPLRVWFRFIRLSRRVTAAVATELRELGLSIPQFDVLSTLSEREGLTQQELAARLYVTKGNVSGLIDRLVEAGLVERRPIPGDRRSHALHLTEAGAEVADRGIAAQADYVARTLGQLDETDLRAFEDLVVKWRELARADAAS, from the coding sequence ATGTCCGAGCGTCAAGACAGCCCCGCATCGAACGCCGAACCCGTCGATCCGCTCCGGGTCTGGTTTCGCTTCATCCGTCTCAGCCGGCGGGTCACCGCCGCGGTCGCCACGGAGTTGCGGGAGCTCGGCCTGTCGATCCCGCAATTCGACGTGTTGTCGACCTTGAGCGAGCGGGAGGGGCTGACGCAGCAGGAGCTGGCCGCCCGGCTCTACGTCACGAAGGGCAACGTCTCTGGCCTTATCGATCGTCTTGTGGAGGCCGGTCTCGTCGAGCGCCGCCCGATCCCCGGTGATCGCCGATCCCATGCCCTTCACCTCACCGAGGCCGGCGCTGAGGTTGCTGACCGCGGGATCGCGGCGCAGGCTGACTATGTCGCACGCACCCTGGGCCAGCTCGACGAAACCGATCTTCGCGCGTTTGAGGATCTCGTCGTCAAATGGCGTGAATTGGCACGCGCAGACGCAGCGTCTTGA
- a CDS encoding Stress-induced protein, KGG, repeat-containing protein, with the protein MNIERQREIASKGGRSVPADKRSFSQDRELASSAGRKGGQSTGRTGEA; encoded by the coding sequence ATGAATATCGAACGGCAGCGCGAGATCGCCAGTAAGGGCGGTCGTTCCGTCCCGGCGGACAAGCGGTCGTTCTCGCAAGATCGTGAACTGGCCTCTTCGGCCGGTCGCAAGGGTGGTCAATCGACCGGTCGCACCGGCGAGGCTTAA
- a CDS encoding protein of unknown function (Evidence 5 : Unknown function), translated as MPQAPISVSWKDRSHRALAHPASRSHWAAANPRAPHASSVSDCPLAPAWPASAFCSAEGRPCFPKPQQTWLQVKALPYIGSSSGFFSAVDGLWKRARKSARAAGVSPANVWTKQGFPRTRPSIQPRNNRVG; from the coding sequence ATGCCGCAGGCACCGATCAGCGTTTCGTGGAAAGACCGATCTCACCGGGCCCTGGCGCATCCCGCTTCACGCTCGCATTGGGCTGCGGCGAATCCACGGGCTCCTCATGCGTCGTCGGTGTCGGACTGTCCTCTGGCGCCGGCATGGCCGGCATCGGCGTTCTGTTCGGCTGAGGGTCGCCCTTGCTTCCCGAAGCCGCAGCAGACTTGGCTGCAAGTGAAGGCTTTACCATATATCGGTTCGTCATCCGGGTTCTTCTCGGCTGTGGATGGCCTGTGGAAACGCGCTCGCAAGTCGGCGCGAGCTGCTGGCGTGAGCCCAGCTAACGTCTGGACGAAACAGGGGTTTCCCCGGACCCGGCCGTCGATACAGCCAAGGAACAATCGAGTGGGATGA